One Pichia kudriavzevii chromosome 3, complete sequence genomic window carries:
- a CDS encoding uncharacterized protein (PKUD0C10890; similar to Saccharomyces cerevisiae YBR181C (RPS6B) and YPL090C (RPS6A); ancestral locus Anc_8.567), whose amino-acid sequence MKLNIAYPPNGTQKCIEIDDEQKLRVFYEKRMGQEVEGDSVGDEFKGYVFKITGGNDKQGFPMKQGVMIPNRVKLLLTKDSSCYRQRRTGERKRKSVRGCIVSADLSVLALTVVKQGEQDIEGLTDTQVPKRLGPKRANNIRKFFGLSKEDDVTQFVIRREIVKGDKTYTKAPKVQRLVTPQRLQRKRAVKAQKIKNAQAQREAAAEYAQLLAQRLHEKKAEKAEIRKRRASSLKN is encoded by the exons ATGAAG TTAAACATTGCTTACCCACCAAACGGTACCCAAAAATGTATcgaaattgatgatgaacAAAAGTTGAGAGTTTTCTACGAAAAGAGAATGGGTCAAGAAGTTGAAGGTGATTCCGTTGGTGATGAATTCAAGGGTTACGTCTTCAAGATTACCGGTGGTAACGACAAGCAAGGTTTCCCAATGAAGCAAGGTGTTATGATCCCAAACAGAGTTAAGTTATTATTAACCAAGGATTCTTCTTGTTACAGACAAAGAAGAACTGgtgaaagaaagagaaagtcCGTTAGAGGTTGTATCGTCAGTGCTGACTTATCTGTCTTGGCTTTAACTGTTGTTAAGCAAGGTGAACAAGATATCGAAGGTTTAACCGATACCCAAGTTCCAAAGAGATTAGGTCCAAAGAGAGCTAACAACATTAGAAAGTTCTTTGGTTTGTCTAAGGAAGACGATGTTACCCAATTCGTCATCAGAAGAGAAATCGTTAAGGGTGACAAGACTTACACTAAGGCTCCAAAGGTCCAAAGATTAGTCACTCCTCAAAGATtacaaagaaagagagcTGTCAAGGCACAAAAGATTAAGAACGCTCAAGCTCAAAGAGAAGCTGCTGCTGAATATGCTCAATTATTAGCTCAAAGATTACACGAAAAGAAGGCTGAAAAGGCAGAAATCAGAAAGAGAAgagcttcttctttaaagAACTAA
- a CDS encoding uncharacterized protein (PKUD0C10910; similar to Saccharomyces cerevisiae YGL223C (COG1); ancestral locus Anc_3.535), whose translation MATQVTTEVVEGKTADDLFETYSIEDVRQIISNLSDDITSKKQRLKLLVGNKYRDLLHVADDIIQMNGVTRSTNDLLMDLAFADSDYNSKKLSNLSTFNQSISQENIRKTQSLNRPKVLGNIVHDLNYTLMILKHKIATEVSKHESSTRDCSDLSTKLKDYDNDFSQTIPKKMSDELVTVAKQIYLIHYFFKTEMSIHRDSFAIIKYKQLLQEFTNLIKNHLTRINHESDSDFFVNLSISYMISNRVSLQESIDWILNARLEFLTDIAGTALPLKEILKYVYMTLEYVDAFKSRIPVLIAKLQTTTSNSDWICQTSFRKWVKWLRPIQDSEPNKKVSTLLYDFDYEIGTLSRDTYENSIMQWKNKVASFIFNNLTSKFHKSCENLNDLVLLLQNVLISFKYFTSLTDLLVGSSNIVDQVINEWGNLYIRQLRIQLSGFDKIKDRVVSTFRDSSLINNIMKESKENILYEFSIDFAVSSLIDLSGHRNGPDEALQLLDVFILDTKSILSSIELLNTLSIEILKPVLSIDDTDDDEYWGKISSKVKIQLSDSIKESASILSQCINRFYDELSKLIKNGSSTVNNENIFYIVHVLVQLEQKLQLKEIYNTLSKAVGFTLGEEPQLGCLIEPLLEDCFETIVQSIYKTSYKTRFETVFIERFQNEETNCPEMLLWDVFDNKKFPTVPSTEASSLLLQLCFDVTNFNGLRYSKYFSLPSFERARKAILYQLIDALKESMEGLTGAVNRDSLLLAFSDYTFIRSLININELPHVPTIDNKFVKLDSIFSDPEYCAKIEAAIVDNMRTQYLMYYPFSV comes from the coding sequence ATGGCAACTCAAGTGACCACAGAAGTTGTGGAAGGTAAAACTGCAGATGATCTGTTTGAAACTTATTCAATTGAGGATGTGAGACAGATCATTTCTAACTTGTCAGACGATATTACGTCGAAGAAACAACGTTTGAAATTACTTGTTGGAAATAAGTATAGAGATTTGTTACATGTTGCAGATGATATTATTCAAATGAACGGTGTTACACGCTCTACAAATGACCTGCTGATGGATTTAGCCTTTGCGGACTCTGATTACAATTCTAAAAAGCTATCTAATTTATCAACCTTCAATCAATCAATCAGCCAAGAAAATATCAGGAAAACACAGAGTTTAAATAGACCAAAAGTATTGGGCAACATCGTTCATGATTTAAATTACACTTTAATGATCTTGAAACATAAAATAGCTACGGAGGTATCTAAGCATGAGTCTTCAACGAGAGATTGTTCAGACCTAAGTACCAAATTAAAAGATTATGATAACGACTTTAGTCAAACCataccaaaaaaaatgtcgGACGAACTTGTGACTGTTGCCAAACAAATTTACTTGATCcactattttttcaaaaccgAAATGTCGATACATAGGGATTCGTTTGCTATTATTAAATACAAACAGTTACTTCAAGAATTTACCAACCTAATAAAGAATCACTTGACAAGGATCAATCATGAGTCCGACTCAGACTTTTTCGTAAATTTGTCTATTTCCTATATGATATCCAATAGAGTGAGTTTACAGGAGTCAATTGATTGGATATTAAATGCTAGATTAGAATTTTTAACTGACATTGCAGGTACTGCCCTCCCATTGAAagagattttgaaatatgtatatatgaCTTTGGAGTATGTCGATGCtttcaaatcaagaattcCTGTTTTAATAGCTAAATTGCAAACCACAACTAGTAATTCAGATTGGATTTGCCAGACCTCTTTTAGAAAATGGGTCAAATGGCTTAGACCCATTCAAGATAGTGAGCCGAATAAAAAAGTGAGTACTCTACTTTACGATTTTGACTACGAGATAGGTACACTTAGTAGAGATACATACGAAAACAGCATCATGCAGtggaaaaataaagttgCCTCATTTATATTCAATAATTTAACCTCTAAATTCCATAAATCTTGCGAAAATTTAAATGATTTAGTTCTTTTACTGCAGAATGTACTAATttcattcaaatatttcacTTCTCTGACTGATTTATTGGTTGGAAGCAGTAACATCGTGGATCAAGTTATCAATGAATGGGGCAATCTCTATATTAGACAACTCAGGATTCAACTAAGTGGGtttgacaaaatcaaagacaGAGTTGTTTCAACCTTCAGAGACAGTAGTTTGATAAATAATATTATGAAAGAgtccaaagaaaacatacTGTATGAGTTTAGTATAGATTTTGCCGTTAGTTCTTTGATAGATTTATCGGGACACCGGAATGGGCCAGATGAAGCTCTTCAGCTGCTCGATGTTTTTATATTGGACACAAAATCAATCTTAAGCTCCATTGAGTTACTGAATACTCTGAGtattgaaattttgaagcCTGTTCTTTCGATAGATGAtactgatgatgatgaatacTGGGgaaaaatttcatctaAAGTAAAGATACAATTAAGTGACTCAATTAAAGAAAGCGCCTCTATTCTTAGCCAATGTATCAATAGGTTTTATGATGAACTTTCGAAGCTCATCAAAAATGGTTCTAGTACTGTCAATAACGAAAATATATTCTATATTGTGCATGTTTTAGTACAACTAGAGCAAAAACTccaattgaaggaaattTACAACACACTTAGTAAGGCTGTAGGTTTCACATTAGGTGAAGAGCCTCAGTTGGGATGCCTTATCGAGCCACTTTTGGAGGATTGCTTTGAAACCATAGTTCAATCAATTTACAAAACAAGTTACAAAACTCGGTTTGAAACAGTATTTATTGAAAGGTTCCAAAAcgaagaaacaaattgtCCTGAAATGTTGTTGTGGGACGTAtttgataataaaaaattcCCCACTGTACCATCGACAGAGGCTTCGTCATTGTTACTTCAACTTTGTTTCGATGTTACCAACTTCAACGGCTTAAGATACTCCAAATATTTTTCGTTACCCTCCTTTGAGAGGGCACGGAAAGCCATATTGTATCAGTTGATTGACGCTTTAAAAGAGTCGATGGAAGGGTTAACTGGAGCCGTTAACCGAGATTCTTTGCTTCTAGCATTTTCAGATTATACATTTATTCGttcattgataaatatTAACGAACTACCACACGTTCCCACAATAGACAATAAGTTTGTTAAGTTAGATTCGATATTTTCCGATCCAGAGTATTGTGCAAAGATTGAAGCTGCTATTGTCGACAATATGAGAACCCAATATTTAATGTACTACCCTTTTTCTGTTTGA
- a CDS encoding uncharacterized protein (PKUD0C10940; similar to Saccharomyces cerevisiae YBR180W (DTR1); ancestral locus Anc_8.570) — translation MSIEHQTTQYKTAGGNAAFHNFINDFADIEDPLERKRLALEKIDNASFSWYHIRAIAVAGVGFLTDSYDIFAINMAIPMIANVYFNGKIPSSTETLLKVSTSVGTVIGQVGFGMLADLVGRKAIYGVELIIMIAATVLQCSIGESPGVNFPAILTFYRIVMGIGIGGDYPLSSIITSEFATTKWRGAIMAAVFANQGWGQLLGGIVAIISIAGYKSQINVESNSLCDFACRKANDQMWRILIGFGAVPGLVALYFRLTIPESPRYTFDVSNELEKATADAGKFVSGKHGNADVGDIEYLAEHEDKNVLENYAPPKASFKDFWAHFSQWRYGKVLLGTAGSWFMLDVAFYGLGLNSANILKTIGFAKSKNIYHSLYNQAAGNLILVCAGSIPGYWFSVATVDTIGRKPVQFWGFTILTVLFCIIGFAYHKLSEGGLLALYILCQFFQNFGPNTTTFIVPGECYPTRYRSTAHGLSAASGKIGAIIAQTCIGTLQNRGCAAKGLASGCWLNHVMEIFALFMLLGMGTTLCIPETKRKTLEQISEEVHGDCELKQNLNYVTNSSIDEEKTANMA, via the coding sequence ATGTCAATCGAACACCAAACAACACAGTATAAAACAGCTGGTGGTAATGCTGCGTTTCATAACTTTATCAACGATTTCGCAGACATTGAGGACCCACTCGAAAGAAAGAGATTGGCCTTGGAGAAAATTGACAATGCTTCATTCAGTTGGTATCATATAAGGGCAATTGCAGTTGCCGGAGTTGGGTTTTTAACTGACTCTTATGATATTTTTGCCATTAATATGGCAATCCCAATGATTGCCAATGTCTACTTTAATGGTAAGATTCCTTCTTCTACTGAAACTCTTTTAAAAGTCTCTACTTCTGTTGGTACGGTCATTGGTCAAGTTGGGTTTGGTATGTTGGCGGATTTAGTTGGTCGTAAGGCAATCTATGGTGTGGAATTAATCATTATGATTGCAGCCACGGTTTTACAATGCTCCATTGGTGAATCTCCAGGTGTTAATTTCCCTGCAATTTTGACCTTTTACAGAATTGTTATGggtattggtattggtggAGATTATCCATTATCTTCGATTATTACATCTGAATTTGCAACTACAAAATGGAGAGGTGCAATAATGGCTGCCGTTTTTGCTAATCAAGGTTGGGGCCAATTACTGGGCGGTATTGTTGCAATCATTTCAATTGCAGGTTACAAATCCCAAATTAATGTCGAGTCAAATAGTTTATGTGATTTTGCATGTCGTAAGGCAAATGATCAAATGTGGAGAATTTTAATTGGGTTTGGTGCTGTTCCTGGTTTAGTTGCTCTTTATTTCAGATTGACTATTCCAGAATCCCCAAGATATACTTTTGATGTCTCTaatgaattggaaaagGCAACTGCAGATGCAGGCAAGTTTGTCTCTGGTAAACATGGTAATGCCGATGTTGGTGATATTGAATATCTTGCTGAACATGAAGATAAGAACGTACTTGAAAATTATGCTCCTCCAAAGGCTTCCTTTAAAGATTTTTGGGCacatttttctcaatggAGATATGGTAAGGTTTTATTAGGTACAGCTGGTTCTTGGTTTATGCTAGATGTTGCATTCTATGGATTAGGTTTGAATTCGGCgaacattttgaaaacaattgGTTTTGCTAAATCTAAGAATATCTACCATTCTCTATATAATCAAGCTGCTGGTAACTTGATTCTTGTTTGTGCTGGTTCAATTCCTGGTTATTGGTTTTCCGTGGCAACTGTTGATACAATTGGTAGAAAGCCAGTTCAATTTTGGGGGTTTACCATTCTTACAGTATTATTCTGTATTATCGGGTTTGCTTACCATAAATTATCAGAAGGTGGCTTATTGGCGCTTTACATTCTCTGtcaatttttccaaaattttggGCCAAATACAACCACTTTTATCGTTCCAGGTGAATGTTATCCTACGAGATATAGATCGACTGCTCATGGTTTATCAGCTGCAAGTGGTAAAATTGGTGCTATTATTGCACAAACTTGTATCGGTACCTTACAAAACAGAGGTTGTGCTGCAAAGGGTTTAGCTAGTGGCTGTTGGTTGAATCACGTTATGGAAATCTTTGCATTGTTTATGTTATTAGGAATGGGTACTACTCTTTGTATTCCAGAAACCAAGAGGAAAACTTTGGAACAAATTTCTGAAGAAGTTCACGGTGATTGTGAGTTAAAACAGAACCTCAACTATGTTACAAACTCATCAATTGACGAAGAGAAGACTGCAAACATGGCATGA
- a CDS encoding uncharacterized protein (PKUD0C10900; similar to Saccharomyces cerevisiae YJL203W (PRP21); ancestral locus Anc_1.132), producing the protein MEAKTQSLNIIVPPAEVRTLIGKTAVYVNKNGIAFENKIRAKENNNPKFVFLNVEDPYHGYYQFALESLRTTGKIPEILSKKKTKETACEDTTEQIEEKLPLGEPSSYQFVEQENDDLIYKEDGISDIDLKVIKLVAQFAVVNGDKIFNDFRKHVLNNSQLKSQFLFLNSSHSMHHIFVKYMNIYRLIYTNKEAIISKYSEDFNREKFLNTCFNAAEYYQKEASLSKRLKKQEEKEKMAFESIDWLDFEVVETVHFTQIDEISQLSRPLNKADLEYRSLVEKEVSIFDQLHDINQDSDGEEDNLVNEGREIIEGEDDDGELPRYENTGDNETEDDENTDIETVSDEKTVTATPSPRAESETSTMKPQRKVPRGVKLKAAGESRLLKRRYGGGDSTNVHPAHNEKLLLCPITKELIPESKFQSHFSSLLRDPKYKEERERYESKFRYGDNLSPQGLYENLQSLFKEPSTKKRKI; encoded by the coding sequence ATGGAGGCAAAAACCCAATCACTCAATATTATAGTCCCCCCTGCTGAGGTCAGAACTCTAATTGGGAAGACGGCTGTATatgtaaacaaaaatggtATTGCATTTGAGAATAAAATCAGAGCTAAGGAAAATAATAATCCgaagtttgtttttttaaacGTCGAAGACCCGTACCATGGATACTATCAGTTTGCACTGGAATCACTTCGTACTACAGGTAAAATACCAGAAATATTaagcaaaaaaaagactAAAGAGACAGCCTGTGAAGATACAACTGAACAAATCGAAGAGAAACTTCCTCTCGGTGAGCCTTCATCttatcaatttgttgaacaagaaaatgatgatctGATCTATAAAGAAGACGGGATTTCAGATATCGATTTAAAGGTAATAAAGCTAGTGGCACAGTTTGCAGTTGTCAATGGTGATAAAATTTTTAACGATTTTAGGAAACATGTATTAAATAATAGCCAATTAAAGTCtcagtttttgtttctcaacTCATCTCATTCCATGCATCATATATTTGTAAAATATATGAATATTTACAGATTAATTTATACTAACAAGGAGGCGATTATCTCAAAATACagtgaagatttcaatCGAGAAAAATTCCTTAATACATGTTTTAACGCCGCTGAATATTATCAGAAGGAGGCATCCCTTAGTAAAAGGttaaaaaaacaagaagaaaaggagaagatggCATTTGAAAGTATCGATTGGTTAGACTTTGAGGTTGTCGAAACTGTTCATTTTACCCAAATTGACGAAATTTCCCAGTTGAGCCGCCCTTTAAACAAAGCCGATTTAGAGTACAGATCATTAGTGGAAAAAGAAGTTAGTATCTTTGATCAACTACATGATATAAATCAAGACTCTGATGGCGAAGAGGACAATTTGGTGAATGAAGGACGTGAAATTATAGAGggtgaagatgatgatggagAGCTACCACGTTATGAAAACACAGGAGACAATGAaactgaagatgatgaaaacacaGATATTGAGACAGTTTCAGATGAGAAAACTGTAACTGCTACTCCATCACCAAGAGCAGAGAGTGAAACTTCAACGATGAAACCTCAAAGAAAAGTGCCCAGGGGAGTGAAATTAAAGGCTGCCGGAGAATCGAGGTTGttaaaaagaagatatgGCGGGGGAGATAGTACAAATGTCCATCCAGCCCACAATGAGAAACTGCTGCTTTGTCCAATTACTAAGGAGCTCATACCTGAAAGCAAATTTCAAAGTCATTTTAGCTCATTATTGAGGGATCCAAAGTACAAGGAAGAGAGGGAAAGATATGAGAGTAAATTCAGGTATGGTGATAATTTGAGCCCTCAAGGGCTCTATGAGAATTTGCAGAGCCTATTCAAGGAGCCATCCAcgaagaagagaaagatttga
- a CDS encoding uncharacterized protein (PKUD0C10930; Pfam Domains: Sugar_tr(2.7e-19)|MFS_1(1.5e-13)), with translation MAKKTSGGNAAFHNFVNDYAHIEDPLERKRLALEAIDNASFGWYHVRTIMVGGVGFLTDAYDIFSVNLGVSYMAYVYWNGNMPSSTETLIKVSTSVGTVIGQLGFGYLADLLGRGSIYGIELMIMIGATILQCTTGHSPAISFPALLTVYRILMGIGIGADYPLSSIITSEFAITKWRGAIMGAVFANQGWGQFLAGVVTAVCVAAYKNELNINGVENCDHTCMRACDQIWRIVIGFGAVPGMAALYFRLTIPESPRYQLNNMEAEDGDSGSLQEVDLKNPETRQVEKNEDEQEAPAVASWSDFYNHFKQWKHGKILIGTAGSWFMLDVAYYGLGLNTASILESIGFANSDNIYMSLKNQAVGNLILVCAGTIPGYWFTVATVDTIGRKPIQIGGFIILTALFCGIGFGYDKLGSGGRLGLYIVAQFFQNFGPNTTTFIVPGECYPTRYRSTAHGMSAASGKIGAIIAQSCIGTLKDHGCAAKGLPKGCWLNHVMEIFALFMLLGIFTSLCIPETKRKTLEQLAEELHGEIDYSKRPAKGDIEVGSSGHTESTV, from the coding sequence ATGGCAAAGAAGACATCCGGCGGTAATGCTGCCTTTCACAATTTCGTTAATGATTACGCCCATATTGAAGATCCacttgaaagaaagagacTGGCTTTGGAAGCGATCGACAATGCATCCTTTGGTTGGTACCATGTTAGAACAATCATGGTAGGTGGTGTCGGTTTCTTAACCGATGCCTATGATATCTTCTCGGTCAATTTGGGTGTATCCTATATGGCCTATGTATATTGGAATGGAAATATGCCTTCATCTACCGAGACTTTGATCAAGGTCTCAACTTCTGTGGGTACAGTTATCGGTCAGCTGGGATTTGGTTACTTGGCAGATTTATTGGGTAGAGGTTCAATTTATGGTATTGAGTTGATGATTATGATTGGTGCAACAATTCTACAATGTACTACAGGTCATTCTCCAGCTATCTCTTTCCCTGCGTTGTTAACTGTTTATAGGATATTGATGggtattggtattggtgCAGATTACCCTCTTTCCTCAATTATTACGTCTGAGTTCGCAATCACCAAATGGAGAGGTGCAATTATGGGTGCCGTGTTTGCTAATCAAGGTTGGGGTCAATTTCTTGCAGGTGTCGTTACGGCGGTTTGTGTAGCGGCGTATAAGAACGAACTAAATATCAACGGAGTTGAAAACTGTGATCACACCTGTATGAGAGCTTGTGATCAAATTTGGAGAATTGTTATTGGTTTTGGTGCTGTTCCAGGTATGGCTGCATTATATTTCAGATTGACTATACCTGAGTCGCCTAGATATCAATTAAACAATATGGAGGCGGAAGATGGAGATTCTGGATCGCTccaagaagttgatttaAAGAACCCTGAAACTAGACAGGTCGAAaagaatgaagatgaacaaGAGGCTCCAGCCGTTGCGTCTTGGTCCGATTTCTATAACCATTTCAAACAGTGGAAACATGGTAAGATTTTGATTGGTACTGCTGGTTCGTGGTTTATGTTGGATGTGGCATATTATGGTTTAGGTTTAAATACCGCTTCTATTTTAGAAAGTATTGGTTTTGCAAACTCTGACAATATCTATATGTCACTAAAGAATCAAGCTGTTGGTAACTTGATTCTTGTTTGTGCAGGTACAATTCCAGGTTATTGGTTTACTGTTGCAACTGTTGATACAATTGGTAGAAAGCCAATTCAAATTGGTGGGTTTATTATTCTAACTGCTTTGTTCTGTGGTATTGGTTTTGGTTATGATAAGCTGGGATCCGGTGGTAGATTAGGTCTTTACATTGTCGCACagtttttccaaaactttGGTCCAAATACAACAACTTTTATTGTTCCAGGTGAATGTTATCCGACCAGATATAGATCAACTGCGCATGGTATGTCGGCAGCTAGTGGTAAGATTGGAGCAATTATTGCTCAATCTTGTATTGGTACTTTGAAAGATCACGGTTGTGCAGCTAAGGGCTTACCAAAAGGTTGTTGGTTGAATCATGTCATGGAAATCTTTGCATTATTCATGTTACTTGGTATCTTCACATCATTATGTATTCCAGAAACGAAGAGGAAAACATTGGAGCAACTAGCCGAAGAGTTACATGGTGAAATTGACTATTCAAAAAGACCTGCAAAGGGTGATATAGAAGTCGGCTCTTCTGGTCATACCGAATCTACTGTGTAA
- a CDS encoding uncharacterized protein (PKUD0C10920; Pfam Domains: zf-CCCH(3.2e-07)|RRM_1(9.2e-06)), with the protein MSTSLPKTPAASEGRYNRPFGRVDKYAAASCKFWDNVGACRHGSKCAKLHNRPLRSKTVMFWKIYNNPVRTYYNKSRDEENRKNGEFVTLNPEIDEEKLRQEANRLYQDLFVELSIKFGEVSAIVICGNYNLHLGGNVLVKFKSERSAAKCFAECNDRWYNGKPIFCDLSPVKFIDDAICKDYANGRRCERGDQCNLIHARNIEPSLVKMLNASQRAYYKSLESVE; encoded by the coding sequence ATGAGTACTTCTCTACCTAAAACACCAGCTGCATCAGAAGGACGATACAATAGACCGTTTGGAAGGGTTGATAAATATGCTGCCGCTTCGTGCAAGTTCTGGGATAACGTTGGGGCTTGTAGACATGGTAGTAAATGTGCAAAACTACACAATAGACCATTGAGGTCAAAGACAGTtatgttttggaaaatatacAATAACCCTGTGAGAACTTACTACAACAAATCAAGAGATGAAGAGAACCGaaaaaatggtgaatttGTGACACTTAACCCGGAGATTGACGAGGAAAAATTGAGGCAAGAGGCCAACAGATTGTACCAAGATTTGTTTGTagaattatcaataaaattCGGAGAAGTGTCTGCTATAGTGATATGTGGTAACTATAATTTACATTTGGGAGGTAATGTTTTAGTCAAGTTTAAGAGTGAAAGAAGCGCTGCTAAGTGTTTTGCTGAATGTAACGACCGATGGTACAATGGGAAACCTATTTTCTGCGACTTATCCCCTGTCAAATTTATCGATGATGCTATATGCAAAGATTATGCAAATGGTCGCCGGTGTGAACGTGGCGACCAATGTAATCTCATCCATGCTCGAAATATTGAACCATCTCTAGTCAAAATGTTGAATGCTAGTCAACGTGCATATTATAAATCTCTAGAATCTGTAGAATAG